The Canis aureus isolate CA01 chromosome X, VMU_Caureus_v.1.0, whole genome shotgun sequence region GGGGCTGGGAGGGaaaggtggggggcggggggggggaaaaGGGAGGAGTATATAGATTCAACCAGGCTTGAATGTTTGTCAATAAGGAAAGATTATTGCCCTTTACCATAATCTTGGAAGACCCCGGGTGCGTGCTTAGGTGGGTATTAAAGCGACCGCAGTGTGGCCATTTCCCCCGACTGGTTTGTACGCACTTTACAGGGGCGGTCTCAGGTGTGGAGCTCCAAGCACCTGCTTGTTCAGCTCCGGCAGTTCAGAAACCAGCGTATTTGAGGCCGGTGGCTCAGGTTTCACGTAACTCGGCTCAAGTGTCACTGACACTCTGTGTAGTGTGGGTCATCGAGCTGTGTGCTTTGGgactcagacacttaacttaggactttcttctttctctccctcccccaactagttttcctttcccttcttcctccccggGCGTGCCCCCCTCCTTCCTTTGCTCCTACTCTCCGCTTTCGCGTTCTCGTTTCCTTGTCTTTCCTTTCTACAGAGCTTCCCGTCTTTCATCCATCCTCTGAGGGCCACGGGGCTCGAGGCTGCGGCTCCCAGGAGGCGCGAGTCCCGCGGGACAGGCGCGAGGTGCCTAGCGGCGAAAGCGCGGGGCGCGCGCTGAGCCGAGGGCGCGCGCGCGGCAGCCGTGTGGCCGGGCGGCCGGCCGGGTAGTGGAGCGCGCGCGCGCCCCGCGAGCCCCTGGCGCGCCCCCGGCGGCCGGGGCCGCAGCGTGCTCGCCCCCGCCGCCAGCTCGCCTCACTTATGGATCGGAAGCGCTGCGTGGGGGAGACTGTTCCAAGATGGCGGCGGGTTGCTGCGGGGTGAAGAAGCAGAAACTGTCCAGTTCGCCCCCCTCTGGCTCGGGTGGCGGTGGTggcgcctcctcctcctcccactgcaGCGGAGAGAGCCAGTGCCGAGCTGGGGAGCTGGGACTAGGAGGCGCCGGCACGCGGCTCAACGGGCTGGGAGGTCTATCTGGAGGAGGTAGCGGCAGTAGCTGTACCCTCTCTCCCCCCcagggctgcggcggcggcggcggggggatTTCCCTGTCGCCACCTCCGAGCTGTGGAGTGGGGACCCTACTTTCTACCCCGGCCGCCGCCACCTCTTCCTCACCCTCCTTGTCCGCCGCCTCGTCCTCATCGCCCGGCTCCCGGAAGATGGTGGTGTCAGCGGAGATGTGCTGCTTTTGCTTCGATGTGCTCTACTGTCACCTGTACGGATACCAGCAGCCCCGGACCCCCCGGTTCACCAACGAGCCCTAGTGAGTACCGTGCCCTCCGCCACTCTCTCCCTTGCGCTCGGGATGGGGCTCAGAGTTGAAGCAAAGTACGAGTCCGCCTCCCCGGCGgcggctgcccctgcccctctctctgccccagtcCCCGGAGCCACTCGACCTAAGTAAGGGCACCCCGCGCTTTCTGCCCTCTGAGGCAAGCACCTCACACTTGGAGCAGAGTGCTCTTGCAAGAGATGGCTCGCTGGTTCCCAAAAGTGTTCGCTTTCTCTTTGCGATAACTTCGAAGAGTTTTGACCCTTCCCTTCTCGCCTTCGCCACCCCGCGTCCCCACCGCCCTTCTTTTGGGGAACTGGATTACTCTAGGTGTTGACCTCTCCTCACTTTGGTTTCCATTTACCCCACGTGAAAGCCCCGCCAGTATTCCCGCCCCGCGTACCTTGCGCAGGGAGAGTTACTATCCCACTGCAGGGAGAAAAATAGCAACTATCCAACTTCTGTGCTGCCTAAGTGATGGAACTTAGCTCCGGAGCTTATGAGGTTACCCATATTTTCCTTCGGGTTTCCTTCTgccctggggaaggagaaggttggtttttgtttttgtttttgttttcgttttttgaaaaaagaaaaagaccacacACATTTTCCCATTACTACCTATTTTTATCCAAACATACCCATTAAAATGTGTTTCTAGTGAAGCGCACCGCCAGTTCTCTCACATTTGAAGAGTGAgaccttcccccccaccccttaaTTCCACCGTCTGGGTAACAGCTCATTCAAAAAGAGCTGTCCCCATAGAGCCACTGTCAGTTTGTACATAAAGCGTGTATTCGCTTTTGTGTCGATTTCACTTTCTAGAAATCTATGTTAGGCTTGACGATTTGAGAAATAGTTAATCCAACAGTAAGTGTGtaggaatttttatgttttcttttggcTTGTACTTTTAGTTATTTTACCCTTCAAGTGTGTGGTTGAAATTGTTTAAAATAGCACTGTTACAGCTAAAAGCAGGTTAATTCTAATCCCTGTCCATTTGGATGTGTGGGAGATGGGgcatatggttttttttttttaatgtgtaaactGAGTGTAAACTGACTTTTTGAGTTAAATGCTAGACAGAATGTAAAGCCCAAGGAAGGGCAGAATGACAAAGAGGGCAATTGTTTTTATTATGAGTACATTgcatgaacaacaacaaaaagaatggagaaaaatttCAGTGAAACATGCTGAGAACCATCAACCATTTTCCTTGCTAAGACGAGTGCCCCTTGTCCCCATATCATAAATACCTGAATTGATGTTCTTTTTAAACTGCTTCTTTTCATCTTGTGAGATTAGGTGATTAGACTACTACTAAATAAGTATAAACACTTCTGCCTagactaaaaatattaaattaatatgtaAAGTGGAGATTGCAATAAAGTGTCCTGGAAATTgtaaatttgtattgtttgttttctttggctttaatactttaaatgtatttaattttgtatttttgccaCTCTTCTGTGATCTGTGCATTTTCGTTCAGACTTGGTTCATCTTTGGGCACTTATTCATAAAAAAAGCATGAAAGAGCATCCAGACTGACACTTTGCCCAATAAATTAACTGTCTATAAATTTCATAGTTTTAATTGTAGGAGCTTAAATCCTAAACTCACACCTTTGCTTAGCCAATTTGTTTTTTGGTTAAGATGtcagattcatttaaaaaagtctatgtaaaaaaaatctatgaaatatttattggctTGATTCACTTATTTGTGACTTTTCTGCCTTCTCTTGGATGTCTATGATATATTAAAGCCAGTTGTGGGATGATACATAGGTTGGCTCTGCAAAGTCATGGGACTGCAAAAATTCACTCCTGTTCAGTTACATGAGTTTGGCAAAGGCGATTTTACTATTCACGCTCCATTGCTCCAAAGCATATGAGAACACACTTTCAGGAGGTGctattttcacacattttaaagGGAGTTTGGGTTAACTGAATGAGTATAACAAGAAGTTTAAAAGGAAAGTGAGCTTGACCAGTTCATAcagaaaatgcttttgaaaa contains the following coding sequences:
- the AMMECR1 gene encoding nuclear protein AMMECR1 isoform X2; the encoded protein is MAAGCCGVKKQKLSSSPPSGSGGGGGASSSSHCSGESQCRAGELGLGGAGTRLNGLGGLSGGGSGSSCTLSPPQGCGGGGGGISLSPPPSCGVGTLLSTPAAATSSSPSLSAASSSSPGSRKMVVSAEMCCFCFDVLYCHLYGYQQPRTPRFTNEPYALKDSRFPPMTRDELPRLFCSVSLLTNFEDVCDYLDWEVGVHGIRIEFINEKGSKRTATYLPEVAKEQGWDHIQTIDSLLRKGGYKAPITNEFRKTIKLTRYRSEKMTLSYAEYLAHRQHHHFQNGIGHPLPPYNHYS